The Sphaeramia orbicularis chromosome 18, fSphaOr1.1, whole genome shotgun sequence genome contains a region encoding:
- the tm4sf21b gene encoding transmembrane 4 L6 family member 5: MCTGACSKVIAVCLYVLAALSVICNIMLFFPDFSTEYAATDRGGENRITAEVKYMGGLIGGGIMVLIPAIHIHLTSAKNCCANRCGMFLSIGFAAAGVVGAVYSLSVAALGLANGPLCYWSNADNIIPQWGTPFFNSTGSYLGDKDMWKWCKIPENVVGFNVGLFSTLLVASCLELVLCAIQMVNGLFGCLCGTCGGKE, from the exons ATGTGTACAGGAGCGTGTTCTAAAGTCATTGCAGTCTGCCTCTATGTTCTGGCTGCTTTGTCAGTCATCTGCAACATTATGCTGTTTTTCCCTGACTTTAGTACCGAATATGCAGCTACCGACAGGGGTGGCGAGAACCGGATCACCGCGGAGGTCAAATACATGGGGGGGCTGATAGGAGGAGGAATCATG GTCCTTATTCCTGCCATCCATATTCATCTGACTAGTGCTAAAAACTGCTGTGCTAACCGCTGTGGG aTGTTCCTGTCCATTGGTTTTGCTGCTGCTGGTGTGGTGGGTGCTGTGTACAGTTTAAGTGTAGCTGCCTTAGGTCTGGCTAACGGACCTCTGTGCTACTGGTCAAATGCAGACAACATAATTCCACAATGGGGGACACCCTTTTTTAATAG TACTGGCAGTTACCTAGGTGACAAGGACATGTGGAAGTGGTGCAAAATTCCTGAGAATGTGGTTGGGTTCAACGTGGGGCTGTTCTCCACTCTGCTGGTGGCCTCCTGTCTGGAGCTGGTCCTCTGTGCTATTCAGATGGTCAACGGTCTGTTTGGGTGTCTGTGTGGCACATGTGGTGGCAAGGAGTGA
- the mblac1 gene encoding metallo-beta-lactamase domain-containing protein 1, with product MGSNGAVVSPVRDRTPLSQTQLDFPGQPYSVCVLKVGYCQSESNGTFKADGTITLITGPKTILVDTGGPWDRDFLQMKLQEKGLVPGDIDVVVGTHGHSDHIGNLSLFPGAVMIVGFDMNEGDTYCPNGLAEGQPYSVDEHVCVLPTPGHTGQDVSVQVKGTSVGTVLVAGDLFECCSDEDSWQNLSLNPAVQKVSRRQALETADVIIPGHGLPFRVIRDC from the exons ATGGGGTCTAACGGGGCTGTGGTGTCTCCTGTCAGGGACAGAACCCCTCTGTCCCAGACCCAGCTGGACTTCCCTGGACAGCCGTACTCTGTGTGCGTCCTGAAGGTTGGGTACTGTCAGTCTGAGTCCAACGGGACTTTTAAAGCAGACGGTACCATCACCCTCATAACGGGACCTAAGACTATTCTGGTGGACACCGGCGGGCCGTGGGACCGCGACTTTCTGCAAATGAAACTGCAGGAGAAGGGCCTGGTGCCGGGGGACATTGATGTGGTCGTGGGTACTCATGGACATTCAGACCACATAGGGAACCTGAGTCTGTTCCCTGGAGCTGTGATGATAGTGGGCTTTGATATGAATGAAGGGGACACCTACTGTCCCAATGGCCTGGCAGAGGGACAGCCTTATTCTGTAGATGAACAT GTGTGTGTGCTCCCCACTCCAGGCCACACAGGACAGGATGTCAGCGTCCAGGTCAAAGGAACCTCGGTGGGAACGGTGCTTGTTGCAGGGGACTTATTTGAGTGCTGCTCAGATGAGGACAGCTGGCAGAATCTGAGTCTGAACCCCGCTGTGCAGAAAGTCAGTCGCAGGCAGGCGTTAGAGACGGCTGATGTCATCATCCCAGGACATGGACTTCCCTTTAGGGTCatcagagactgttga
- the mpdu1b gene encoding mannose-P-dolichol utilization defect 1b — protein sequence MAEEVVIDRGSSFMDPFKGLLLTYLMPEKCYDEFFLNFNFLDVPCLKIVLSKGLGIGIILGSVLVKVPQIVKLIGAQSAEGLSFKAVLLELLAITGTMAYSIANKFPFSAWGEALFLMLQTVTIGFLIQYYGGKTGRGVLSVVLYFGLLVLLLSPVTPMSVVVTLQASNMPIIVVGRLIQAATNFQNGHTGQLSAISVFLLFAGSLARIFTSLQETGDSLMALTYVISSVCNGIITLQVLYYWNTSPGAKKKKE from the exons ATGGCGGAAGAAGTAGTCATTGATAGAGGGTCATCGTTTATGGATCCTTTTAAAGGTCTTTTGTTAACATATCTAATGCCAGAAAAATGTTATGACGAGTTCTTTTTGAATTTCAACTTTTTGGACG TACCATGTCTGAAGATTGTACTGAGCAAAGGCTTGGGGATCGGCATTATCCTTGGATCAGTCTTGG TAAAGGTGCCACAGATCGTCAAGCTTATTGGAGCTCAGAGTGCTGAGGGGCTGAGCTTCAAGGCTGTGCTGCTGGAGCTTTTGGCTATCACTGGAACAATGGCCTACAGTATTGCCAACAAATTCCCTTTCAG TGCCTGGGGCGAGGCTCTGTTCCTCATGCTGCAAACGGTCACCATTGGCTTCCTCATTCAGTACTACGGTGGAAAAACAGGAAGAG GTGTCCTGTCGGTGGTTCTGTATTTTGGCCTGCTGGTCCTCCTGCTGTCTCCAGTCACACCCATGTCCGTGGTTGTCACCTTACAGGCCTCCAACATGCCTATTATTGTCGTTGGCAGG CTCATCCAGGCTGCTACAAACTTCCAGAATGGACACACAGGCCAGCTGTCTGCTATCTCTGTATTCCTGCTTTTTGCTGGATCACTTGCTCGTATCTTCACATCATTGCAG gaaactgGAGACTCCCTGATGGCTCTGACATACGTCATATCATCTGTCTGCAATGGCATCATTACTCTACAGGTCCTTTACTattggaacacctccccaggggcaaagaagaaaaaggagtag